A DNA window from Bos indicus x Bos taurus breed Angus x Brahman F1 hybrid chromosome 16, Bos_hybrid_MaternalHap_v2.0, whole genome shotgun sequence contains the following coding sequences:
- the BECN2 gene encoding beclin-2 — translation MSHFCFLCQRCSQALKLNHSVEPSQEPGASMLISAQGETRETPEGGPPSKEEANFENLQDGAFCRTPHPPSGGMSWDYSSFTLLGRLEPWRSLNSIQKTIRDSSDILSGETEVDHPLCVDCTDYLLEVLDVELAITESDVQNYKRCLETRKWLSGDDREMLQEKLKGLELEEARLLQEVAEVEKNQERVAADLEAAQAETKMLEQQEKQYWEDYSQLKWQQLELNEELSSVEMRLQYAQLQCNQLEKTDVFNATFEIWQDGPLPVINNFRLGRLPTVPVCWDEISAAWGQTALLLLALANTVGLEFQRYHLIPCGSHSYLRSLIDDCAELPLFSSGKQNVFLHNKFDQAMMAFLDCMQQFKEAAESGESGLCLPYKIHVKKGLMEDPGSSSGFYSIRTHLNTEEDWTKALKLMLINFKCSLTWVSLRYGRK, via the coding sequence ATGTCCCACTTCTGCTTTCTTTGCCAGCGCTGCAGCCAGGCTCTGAAGCTGAATCACTCTGTGGAGCCCTCCCAGGAACCTGGAGCTTCGATGCTCATCTCAGCTCAGGGAGAGACAAGAGAAACACCGGAGGGAGGCCCTCCCTCCAAGGAGGAGGCAAACTTTGAAAATCTACAGGATGGCGCCTTTTGCAGGACTCCTCACCCCCCCAGTGGTGGGATGTCCTGGGACTATTCCAGCTTCACCCTGCTTGGGAGGTTGGAGCCCTGGAGGAGTCTCAACAGCATCCAGAAGACTATTAGGGACAGTTCTGACATCCTCTCTGGTGAAACAGAGGTGGACCACCCGCTGTGTGTGGACTGTACTGACTATCTTTTAGAGGTACTGGACGTTGAACTCGCCATCACAGAATCTGACGTTCAGAACTACAAACGCTGTTTGGAGACCAGGAAGTGGTTGAGTGGGGACGACAGGGAGATGCTGCAGGAGAAGCTGAAGGGCCTGGAGTTGGAGGAAGCGAGGCTACTCCAGGAAGTGGCAGAAGTGGAAAAGAACCAAGAAAGGGTAGCAGCCGATCTTGAGGCAGCCCAGGCAGAGACGAAGATGCTGGAGCAGCAGGAAAAGCAGTACTGGGAGGACTACAGTCAACTGAAATGGCAACAATTAGAACTAAATGAGGAGCTGAGCAGTGTGGAGATGCGACTGCAGTACGCCCAGCTCCAGTGCAACCAGTTGGAGAAAACCGACGTCTTTAATGCCACCTTCGAGATCTGGCAAGACGGCCCCTTACCCGTCATCAATAACTTCAGACTGGGCCGCCTCCCTACTGTCCCTGTGTGCTGGGATGAGATCAGTGCAGCCTGGGGACAGACAGCCTTGCTGCTCCTCGCCCTGGCCAATACAGTTGGACTGGAGTTTCAGAGgtaccatctcatcccctgcggAAGCCATTCCTACCTGAGGTCTTTAATAGATGATTGTGCCGAGTTGCCATTGTTCTCTAGTGGGAAGCAGAATGTTTTCTTACATAACAAATTTGATCAGGCTATGATGGCTTTCCTGGACTGCATGCAGCAGTTCAAGGAAGCAGCTGAGAGCGGTGAGTCGGGTCTCTGTTTGCCCTACAAGATTCATGTGAAGAAAGGCCTGATGGAAGACCCTGGAAGCAGCAGTGGATTCTATTCCATCAGAACCCACTTGAACACGGAGGAGGACTGGACGAAGGCGCTCAAGCTCATGCTTATCAATTTTAAGTGTAGTCTCACTTGGGTCTCCTTAAGGTATGGTCGAAAATAA